The Collimonas fungivorans Ter331 genome has a segment encoding these proteins:
- a CDS encoding amidohydrolase family protein: protein MPDDLPDDMLDTAPAPVRIDAHQHFWLLANRTGQWPPPELAAIHRDFLPDQLEPLLQQHGISGSVLVQSLPSMSDTLFMLGLTERSAFIRAVVGWADLKAANAEPQIQLLASHPKMRGLRPMLQGLADDWICDPQLAPAIAAMQRHRLSLDALVVPRQLPFLLEFAERYPDLPIVIDHAAKPLIASAAIEPWRTSMSRLAALPQVYCKLSGLVTEAAAGWQVAQLQPYASHVLEVFGAERVLWGSDWPVVNLAADYGRWLAATDVLLAGLDALQRQQVMGLNAQRFYRL, encoded by the coding sequence ATGCCTGACGACCTGCCTGACGATATGCTGGATACGGCACCGGCCCCCGTGCGCATCGACGCCCATCAACATTTCTGGCTGCTGGCGAACCGGACAGGGCAATGGCCGCCGCCGGAACTGGCGGCAATCCATCGCGACTTCCTGCCGGACCAGCTGGAGCCTTTGCTGCAGCAGCACGGCATCAGCGGCAGCGTGCTGGTGCAATCCTTGCCCAGCATGAGCGATACCTTGTTCATGCTGGGGCTGACTGAGCGCAGCGCATTTATCCGGGCGGTGGTGGGCTGGGCCGATCTGAAGGCAGCCAACGCCGAACCGCAAATACAGCTGCTGGCCAGCCATCCGAAGATGCGCGGCTTGCGCCCCATGTTGCAGGGGCTGGCCGACGACTGGATCTGCGATCCGCAGCTGGCGCCGGCGATCGCCGCCATGCAGCGCCACCGGCTGAGCCTGGATGCGCTGGTCGTGCCGCGCCAGCTGCCTTTTTTGCTGGAGTTCGCCGAGCGCTATCCGGACCTGCCTATCGTCATCGACCATGCCGCCAAACCGCTGATCGCCAGCGCCGCAATCGAACCCTGGCGGACATCGATGAGCCGCCTGGCGGCCTTGCCGCAGGTGTATTGCAAACTGTCGGGGCTGGTGACCGAAGCGGCAGCCGGCTGGCAAGTGGCACAGCTGCAGCCATATGCGTCCCACGTGCTGGAGGTATTCGGCGCCGAGCGGGTGCTCTGGGGCAGCGACTGGCCGGTAGTCAACCTGGCGGCGGATTACGGGCGCTGGCTGGCGGCTACCGATGTTTTGCTGGCTGGTCTCGATGCTCTCCAGCGGCAGCAGGTCATGGGCCTGAATGCGCAGCGCTTCTACCGTTTATAG
- a CDS encoding ferritin-like domain-containing protein — MHKGSEQNTHWKIADLDFSTINIPKVRPDENLFYLVACASFVESGSDLYTQNLVDYYGDEPEISTWLREQWEVEELQHGQALRAYVEHIWPEFDWPTAYRNFLEEYSTYCKVELLEPSKGLEMVARCVVEAGTATFYSALSRSTDEPVLKDLASRIARDEVNHYKHFFRYFRRFRQHEGLRRHRIFGALRRRTLEMKNEDAACALRHVLGTRAPQHADNQAMLQQIHSKMNTTIRSHLSPDMTIKMIMRPLDLPPAVQSMVAYPVTQIMNKVFLR, encoded by the coding sequence ATGCACAAAGGTAGCGAACAGAATACGCACTGGAAAATCGCCGACCTGGATTTTTCAACAATCAACATCCCTAAAGTCCGGCCCGACGAAAACCTTTTTTACCTGGTCGCCTGCGCTTCGTTTGTTGAAAGCGGCTCCGACCTGTATACGCAGAACCTGGTGGACTACTACGGCGACGAGCCTGAAATCTCCACTTGGCTGCGTGAACAGTGGGAAGTCGAAGAGCTGCAGCATGGCCAGGCGCTGCGCGCCTATGTCGAGCACATATGGCCGGAATTCGACTGGCCCACCGCCTATCGCAACTTCCTCGAAGAATATTCGACCTATTGCAAGGTCGAGCTGCTGGAACCCAGCAAAGGCCTGGAAATGGTGGCGCGCTGCGTGGTGGAAGCCGGCACCGCCACCTTTTATAGCGCATTATCGCGTAGCACCGATGAGCCGGTGCTGAAGGACCTGGCCTCGCGCATCGCCCGGGACGAGGTGAACCATTACAAGCATTTCTTCCGTTATTTCCGCCGCTTCCGGCAGCACGAGGGGCTGCGCCGCCACCGCATCTTCGGCGCCCTGCGCCGCCGCACGCTGGAAATGAAAAACGAGGACGCCGCCTGCGCCCTGCGCCACGTGCTCGGCACCAGGGCGCCGCAGCATGCCGACAACCAGGCCATGCTGCAGCAGATCCACAGCAAGATGAACACCACCATACGCAGCCACCTGTCGCCCGACATGACGATCAAGATGATCATGCGGCCGCTGGACCTGCCGCCTGCGGTGCAGTCGATGGTGGCCTACCCGGTGACGCAGATCATGAACAAGGTGTTTTTGCGTTAA
- a CDS encoding penicillin acylase family protein, giving the protein MLMQRSICAAAALLVSFAATASQAKDTPAAPVTTYKIAGLKKPAEILVDQWGVPHIYAANQDDAFFVQGFNAARDRLFQIDLWRRRGLGLLAQVFGPAYVQQDRAARLFLYRGDMQREWQSYGPHAQQVANTFVAGINAYVDYVNAHPEKLPFEFRRLGYAPARWQAADVVRIRSHGLTRNLDSEVARANVACKADLKSDEIRFGLTPKWETTMPEGLDPCLPKDLLKVFQLATQGVKISKDSLQKGQSDAVVIAAAENPEEVAEGSNNWVVAPAKSATGRAIMANDPHRAYSAPSLRYIAHINAPGLNVIGAGEPALPGISIGHNGSVAFGLTIFNIDQEDLYVYQLNPEHSDQYQYRGNWESFNIITEQIPVKGGKPVSAELVFSRHGPVIFSEPGKSRAFAVRSGWLEPGMSPYFGSIDYMRARNFAEFKHSLLHWGAPTENQVYADTKGNIGWVPGGLAPIRPNWDGLLPVPGDGRYEWAGFWSGDQLPSSYNPKQGWFASANQMNLPDGYPHRERKLGFEWTNNSRFTRISEVLSSLNKVSLEDSMRLQNDDLSIPARRLAALLKPLSSGDARTQAALNLFAGWDFVERADSAPAALFEVWLSRHLGKAFKAAVLSPAAAEAMGAPDTAVLLDTLEQPQARFGPDAVQKRDQMLLSSLSEAYAELQKLQGSDAGQWKWGKLHHNLMEHPLAAAVDEATRAKLNVGPMPTHGGAYSPNQSTYRSSDFLQTNGPSFRVVVDVGNWDNSRAVNSPGQSGDPDSPHYRDLADKWLKGEYFPLLYSRAAVEKATVQRIRLQPQN; this is encoded by the coding sequence ATGCTCATGCAACGATCTATCTGCGCTGCGGCGGCGCTGCTGGTGTCATTCGCCGCAACCGCGAGCCAGGCCAAGGATACGCCAGCGGCGCCTGTCACCACCTACAAGATTGCCGGTTTGAAAAAACCGGCGGAAATTTTGGTAGACCAATGGGGCGTACCGCACATATACGCGGCGAACCAGGACGACGCGTTTTTTGTCCAGGGCTTCAATGCGGCGCGCGACCGCCTGTTCCAGATCGATCTGTGGCGCCGCCGCGGCCTCGGGCTGCTGGCGCAGGTATTCGGCCCGGCCTACGTGCAGCAGGACCGCGCGGCGCGGCTGTTCCTGTACCGCGGCGACATGCAGCGCGAGTGGCAGTCCTACGGCCCGCACGCGCAGCAGGTGGCGAACACCTTCGTGGCCGGCATCAATGCCTATGTCGACTACGTCAACGCCCATCCGGAAAAATTGCCGTTCGAATTCAGGCGGCTGGGTTATGCGCCGGCCAGATGGCAGGCGGCAGATGTGGTGCGCATCCGCAGCCACGGCCTTACCCGCAACCTGGACAGCGAAGTGGCGCGCGCCAACGTCGCTTGCAAGGCAGACTTGAAATCCGATGAAATCCGTTTCGGCCTGACGCCGAAATGGGAGACGACGATGCCGGAAGGGCTGGATCCCTGCCTGCCGAAGGACTTGCTGAAAGTGTTCCAGCTCGCTACCCAAGGCGTGAAGATCAGCAAGGACAGCTTGCAGAAAGGGCAGAGCGACGCCGTGGTGATCGCCGCTGCCGAGAATCCTGAAGAAGTCGCCGAGGGCAGCAACAACTGGGTAGTCGCGCCGGCTAAATCGGCGACCGGCCGCGCCATCATGGCGAACGATCCGCACCGCGCATATTCGGCGCCGTCGCTGCGCTACATCGCCCATATCAATGCGCCGGGCCTGAATGTGATCGGCGCCGGCGAACCGGCGCTGCCGGGCATTTCGATCGGGCATAACGGCAGCGTCGCCTTCGGTTTGACGATTTTTAATATCGACCAGGAAGATCTGTACGTCTACCAGCTCAATCCCGAGCATTCCGACCAGTATCAATACCGGGGCAATTGGGAGTCGTTCAATATCATCACGGAACAGATTCCGGTCAAGGGCGGCAAGCCGGTTTCTGCCGAACTGGTGTTCAGCCGCCACGGGCCGGTGATTTTTTCCGAGCCGGGGAAAAGCCGCGCTTTTGCCGTCCGTTCCGGCTGGCTGGAGCCCGGCATGTCGCCGTATTTCGGCAGCATCGACTATATGCGCGCCAGAAATTTTGCCGAGTTCAAGCATTCCCTGCTGCATTGGGGCGCGCCGACCGAGAACCAGGTATATGCGGACACCAAGGGCAACATCGGCTGGGTGCCGGGCGGGCTGGCGCCGATCCGCCCCAACTGGGACGGCTTGCTGCCGGTGCCTGGCGACGGCCGCTACGAATGGGCCGGCTTCTGGTCGGGCGACCAGCTGCCTTCCAGCTACAACCCGAAACAGGGCTGGTTCGCCTCCGCCAACCAGATGAACCTGCCGGACGGCTATCCGCACCGCGAACGCAAGCTCGGGTTTGAGTGGACCAACAATTCACGTTTCACGCGCATCAGCGAAGTGCTATCGTCGCTGAACAAGGTGTCGCTGGAAGATTCCATGCGCCTGCAGAACGATGATCTGTCGATCCCGGCACGGCGCCTGGCGGCGCTGCTGAAACCGCTGTCCTCCGGCGATGCCCGGACCCAGGCGGCGCTGAACCTGTTTGCCGGCTGGGATTTTGTCGAGCGCGCCGATTCGGCGCCAGCCGCCTTGTTTGAAGTGTGGCTCTCGCGACACTTGGGCAAGGCGTTCAAGGCTGCGGTGCTGAGCCCGGCCGCGGCGGAGGCGATGGGTGCGCCGGACACCGCCGTGCTGCTGGATACCCTTGAACAGCCGCAAGCGCGTTTTGGGCCGGACGCCGTACAGAAGCGCGACCAGATGCTATTGAGCAGCTTGAGCGAAGCTTATGCCGAACTGCAGAAGCTGCAGGGCAGCGACGCCGGCCAGTGGAAATGGGGCAAGCTGCACCATAACCTGATGGAGCATCCGCTGGCGGCTGCGGTGGATGAAGCTACCCGTGCAAAATTGAATGTCGGCCCGATGCCGACCCATGGCGGCGCCTACTCGCCCAACCAGTCGACCTATCGCAGCAGCGATTTCCTGCAAACCAACGGTCCTTCGTTCCGGGTAGTGGTCGACGTCGGCAACTGGGACAACTCGCGCGCGGTCAACTCGCCGGGACAATCAGGCGATCCGGACAGCCCGCATTACCGCGACCTGGCGGACAAATGGCTCAAGGGCGAATATTTCCCGCTGCTGTATTCGCGGGCGGCGGTGGAGAAGGCCACGGTGCAGCGGATTCGCCTGCAGCCGCAAAACTGA
- a CDS encoding sn-glycerol-3-phosphate import ATP-binding protein UgpC yields the protein MAKVHLENVKKTYGKAPKAVDVIHGISIDIADGEFIVMVGPSGCGKSTLLRMVAGLEEVTSGDIVIGDRVVNQLEPKDRDIAMVFQNYALYPHMSVYENMAYGLKIRGLGKDDIEVRVQKAAKILELGALLQRTPRQLSGGQRQRVAMGRAIVREPAVFLFDEPLSNLDAKLRVQMRLEIQKLHRTLGTTSLYVTHDQVEAMTLGQRMIVMNGGRAEQIGTPAEVYARPATTFVASFIGSPPMNLLQGRLAEDGSSFTPANADAVALPFIHGAIAGHDCIMGLRPEQLIFGQPGLNLRAELVEALGADLLVHASIGDQLLVMRVPAATAVVTGQQITAGFDPAALHWFDPQTTQRIELA from the coding sequence ATGGCAAAAGTACACCTAGAAAACGTCAAGAAAACCTACGGCAAGGCGCCCAAGGCGGTCGATGTCATCCACGGCATTTCGATCGATATCGCCGATGGCGAGTTCATCGTCATGGTGGGTCCTTCCGGCTGCGGCAAGTCGACCTTGCTGCGCATGGTGGCAGGCCTGGAAGAAGTCACTTCCGGCGACATCGTCATCGGCGACCGCGTGGTCAACCAGCTGGAGCCGAAAGACCGCGACATCGCCATGGTGTTCCAGAACTATGCGCTGTACCCGCACATGAGCGTGTACGAGAACATGGCTTACGGCTTGAAGATCCGCGGCCTCGGCAAGGACGATATCGAAGTGCGGGTGCAGAAGGCGGCCAAGATCCTGGAGCTGGGCGCGCTGCTGCAACGCACGCCGCGCCAGCTGTCCGGCGGCCAGCGCCAGCGGGTGGCGATGGGACGCGCCATCGTGCGCGAGCCGGCGGTATTCCTGTTCGATGAACCGCTGTCCAACCTGGACGCCAAGCTGCGGGTGCAGATGCGCCTGGAAATCCAGAAACTGCACCGCACGCTGGGCACCACCAGCCTGTACGTAACGCATGACCAGGTCGAAGCCATGACCCTGGGCCAGCGCATGATCGTCATGAACGGCGGCCGCGCCGAACAGATAGGCACGCCGGCCGAGGTCTACGCCAGGCCCGCCACCACCTTTGTCGCCAGCTTTATCGGCTCGCCGCCGATGAACCTGCTGCAGGGACGGCTGGCGGAGGACGGCAGCAGCTTCACGCCGGCCAACGCCGACGCCGTTGCATTGCCATTCATCCACGGCGCAATCGCCGGCCACGATTGCATCATGGGCCTGCGGCCGGAGCAGCTGATCTTCGGTCAGCCCGGCTTGAACCTGCGCGCGGAACTGGTGGAAGCCTTGGGCGCCGACTTGCTGGTGCATGCTTCGATAGGAGACCAGCTGCTGGTGATGCGAGTACCGGCCGCGACCGCGGTCGTGACAGGCCAGCAAATCACTGCCGGTTTTGATCCCGCGGCGCTGCACTGGTTTGATCCGCAGACGACTCAACGTATCGAGCTGGCATAA
- the ugpE gene encoding sn-glycerol-3-phosphate ABC transporter permease UgpE, whose protein sequence is MIERRPILDMVSHLVLILGVIIIAFPLYVAFVASTQTAQEAAAAPLSLLPGSHLVENYGALLTKGASGNVSAPPVARMLLVSLISALTIAIGKISISMLSAFAMVYFRFPGRSLFFWMIFMTLMLPVEVRITPTYQVVSDFHMLNSYAGLTIPLIASATATFLFRQFFLTVPDELAEAARIDGAGPLRFFKDVIWPLSRTNIIALFVIMFIYGWNQYLWPLMIATNQDMYPIGIGIKTLIAGGDSAVEWNMVMATLVLAMLPPGLVVVVMQKWFVKGLVDSEK, encoded by the coding sequence ATGATTGAGCGCCGTCCCATCCTCGACATGGTCAGCCACCTGGTGCTGATCCTGGGCGTCATCATTATCGCCTTCCCGCTGTATGTGGCTTTTGTCGCCAGCACGCAAACCGCGCAGGAAGCCGCGGCGGCGCCCTTGTCGCTGCTGCCCGGCAGCCATCTTGTCGAGAACTATGGCGCCCTGCTGACCAAGGGCGCATCCGGCAACGTCTCGGCGCCGCCGGTGGCGCGCATGCTGCTGGTGAGCCTGATATCGGCGCTGACGATCGCGATCGGCAAGATCTCGATTTCCATGCTGTCGGCATTCGCCATGGTGTACTTCCGGTTTCCCGGACGCTCGCTATTCTTCTGGATGATTTTCATGACACTGATGCTGCCGGTGGAGGTGCGCATCACGCCTACCTACCAAGTGGTGTCCGACTTCCACATGCTCAACAGCTACGCCGGCCTGACCATACCGCTGATCGCGTCGGCCACCGCCACTTTCCTGTTCCGCCAGTTCTTCCTGACCGTCCCGGATGAACTGGCGGAGGCCGCGCGCATCGACGGCGCCGGTCCCTTGCGTTTCTTCAAGGACGTGATCTGGCCGCTGTCGCGCACCAATATCATCGCGCTGTTCGTGATCATGTTCATCTACGGCTGGAACCAGTACCTGTGGCCGCTGATGATCGCCACCAACCAGGACATGTATCCGATCGGCATAGGCATCAAGACCCTGATCGCCGGCGGCGATTCGGCGGTGGAATGGAATATGGTGATGGCGACCCTGGTGCTGGCGATGCTGCCGCCGGGACTGGTGGTGGTGGTGATGCAAAAATGGTTTGTTAAAGGTCTGGTTGATTCCGAGAAGTGA
- the ugpA gene encoding sn-glycerol-3-phosphate ABC transporter permease UgpA gives MEKRARFKSAWLPYALVAPQIIVTLLFFVWPAVQALYQSMLLQDAFGGYSEFVWFDNFRTLFADSNYLASFKTTAVFSILVAVLGLSLSLMLAAFADRVVKGSAIYKTFLIWPYAVSPVVVGVLWMFMLSPTLGIVSNWLHYIGIDWNHVLNGRHAMILIVIAAVWKQVSYNFLFFLAGLQAIPKSLIEAAAIDGAGPVKRFATIIFPLLSPTTFFLLVVNIVYAFFDTFAIIEATTQGGPGKDTEILVYKVFIDGFKGGDLGGAAAQSVVLMTIVIVLTVAQFKYVEKKVQYA, from the coding sequence TTGGAAAAACGCGCTCGCTTCAAGTCTGCCTGGCTGCCCTATGCGCTGGTCGCGCCGCAGATCATCGTTACCCTATTGTTTTTCGTCTGGCCGGCGGTGCAAGCCCTGTACCAGTCGATGCTGCTGCAGGACGCCTTCGGCGGTTATTCCGAATTCGTCTGGTTCGACAATTTCCGCACCCTGTTCGCCGACAGCAATTACCTCGCCTCGTTCAAGACCACCGCGGTGTTTTCCATCCTGGTCGCCGTGCTCGGCCTGTCGCTGTCGCTGATGCTGGCCGCCTTTGCCGACCGCGTGGTGAAAGGCTCGGCCATCTACAAGACCTTCCTGATCTGGCCCTACGCCGTATCGCCGGTGGTGGTCGGCGTGCTGTGGATGTTCATGCTCAGCCCCACGCTCGGGATCGTCTCCAACTGGCTGCATTACATCGGCATCGACTGGAACCATGTGCTGAACGGCCGCCACGCGATGATACTGATCGTGATCGCCGCCGTCTGGAAACAGGTCAGCTACAACTTCCTGTTTTTCCTGGCAGGCCTGCAAGCGATACCGAAGTCGCTGATCGAAGCCGCTGCGATCGACGGCGCCGGCCCGGTCAAGCGCTTCGCCACCATCATTTTCCCGCTGCTGTCGCCCACCACCTTTTTCCTGCTGGTGGTGAATATCGTCTACGCCTTCTTCGACACCTTTGCCATCATCGAAGCCACCACCCAGGGCGGCCCCGGCAAGGATACCGAGATCCTGGTCTACAAGGTCTTCATCGACGGCTTCAAGGGCGGCGACCTGGGCGGCGCCGCAGCGCAGTCGGTAGTCCTGATGACCATCGTCATCGTGCTCACCGTGGCGCAGTTCAAGTATGTTGAAAAGAAAGTCCAGTACGCATGA